A genomic region of Solanum dulcamara chromosome 2, daSolDulc1.2, whole genome shotgun sequence contains the following coding sequences:
- the LOC129880696 gene encoding uncharacterized protein LOC129880696: MNNEIETDIIEETKEQVEEYKQDIFIDKRKLKQIQKEKFSLTNYSGFDVNILDRFGLRKRQHHLFYGLNIQERALEVSVTSNKIMIPLLSKKDIQDKLKKIKTEIQNTLGWIHIGAIQIIIKFTFREGLDTPIDLAIIDNSIINRKEACLEILRGNLQYGKIKFNVYPRISYHLLDKNFDKTLSLIQDFKRKDFFHKYNRPYSITYIISYAISNTHHSDCFVIKETIDYPHLFEEVSQIQMPNITQIQEIEDTPLDLDLQSKSLYNQQNSTSRLSFEETRVINPTVMIRRTQSERVRQPILEAKNDEIKNYKIKGEYFNGIQFVPINILLDTGASGNYISLRLCNHLQQYKLKDNHLYTDFNGKRHEITNMIETILKFKDNTIPIRLLVEPEGNNDMLEILLGTTFLDSVKPYDILDHGIKITYNDKIISISK; encoded by the coding sequence atgaataatgaaatagaaactgatataatagaagaaacgaAAGAACAAGTTGAagaatataaacaagatatttttattgacaaaagaaaattaaaacaaatacaaaaagaaaagttttctttGACTAACTACTCAGGATTTGACGtaaatatacttgatagattcggattaagaaaaagacaacatcatttattttatggattaaatatccaagaaagagcGTTAGAAGTTTCagttacttctaataaaataatgattcctttattatccaaaaaagatattcaagataaattaaaaaaaataaaaacagaaattcaaaatactctaggatggatacatataggagcaatccagataataataaaattcacatttagagaaggattagataccccaatagatttagctattatagataatagTATAATAAACAGGAAAGAAGCCTGCTTAGAAATACTACGAGGAAATTTACAATACGGaaagattaaatttaatgtttatcctagaatttcataccatcttctagataaaaactttgataaaactttaagcttaatacaagattttaaaagaaaagatttctttcataaatacaaTAGACCCTATTCGATAACATATATAATATCATATGCTATTTCTAATACACATCATTCTGATTGCTTTGTCATAAAAGAGACAATAgattatccccatctattcgagGAAGTTAGTCAGATACAAATGCCTAATATAACGcagatacaagaaatagaagatacgCCGTTAGATTTAGATTTACAATCTAAATCTTTGTACAACCAACAAAATTCCACCTCTCGATTATCCTTTGAGGAGACTCGAGTCATAAATCCTACAGTAATGATAAGAAGAACACAGTCAGAAAGAGTTAGACAACCTatcttagaagcaaaaaatgatgaaataaaaaactataagataaaaggagaatattttaatggaatACAATTTGTTCCCATTAACATCCTATTAGATACAGGTGCTAGTGGAAATTACATTAGCCTTAGGCTATGTAACCATCTCcaacaatataaattaaaagataatcatctttatactgattttaatggaaagagacatgaaataacaaatatgatagaaaccattttaaaattcaaagataatactatacctataagactattggttgaaccagaaggaaataatgatatGTTAGAAATACTACTAGGAACCACTTTCCTAGATAGTGTAAAACCATATGATATTCTTGATCATGGTATCAAAATTACTTACAACGATAAGATAATTTccatatcaaaatga